In the Verrucomicrobiia bacterium genome, one interval contains:
- a CDS encoding YciC family protein: MAHKHPQAANLPSAFALFKPSYEAIMVNIWTFLALLLLPIAGFVVSGAFGNRGGTDTNTVALLAGLVGGIAGLLVAPAIPFLQLKSVRGQEVTIGEALRGGRKYFWRFYGLSILTTLLVIGGFILLIVPGFFMIKRYLLAPFYLYDRKLTVREAMRQSQADSKPFANALWGVVGVSVLIGLLGVIPLLAVATAILQVVYYCAPAVRYEQIKKASKN; the protein is encoded by the coding sequence ATGGCTCACAAGCATCCGCAGGCAGCAAATCTACCCAGCGCCTTTGCGCTTTTCAAACCTAGCTACGAGGCCATCATGGTCAATATCTGGACGTTTCTGGCCCTGTTACTCTTGCCGATTGCCGGATTTGTAGTAAGCGGTGCCTTCGGTAACCGCGGAGGTACCGACACAAACACAGTTGCCCTGCTGGCTGGCTTGGTGGGCGGGATTGCTGGGCTATTGGTTGCTCCGGCGATTCCGTTCTTGCAGCTCAAGAGCGTGCGAGGCCAGGAAGTAACTATTGGCGAGGCACTCCGGGGAGGCAGAAAGTACTTCTGGCGCTTTTACGGCCTGTCTATTTTGACGACGCTGCTAGTCATTGGTGGTTTTATCCTGCTGATTGTGCCAGGCTTCTTTATGATTAAGCGCTATCTGCTAGCGCCGTTTTATCTGTATGATCGCAAGCTCACTGTACGAGAAGCCATGCGCCAAAGTCAGGCTGATTCCAAGCCCTTTGCGAACGCCCTGTGGGGGGTCGTTGGCGTGTCTGTCCTAATAGGTCTACTGGGTGTCATACCTTTGTTGGCTGTGGCTACTGCTATCTTGCAAGTGGTGTACTACTGCGCCCCTGCTGTTCGATACGAGCAGATCAAAAAAGCCTCTAAGAACTAG
- a CDS encoding glycoside hydrolase family 3 N-terminal domain-containing protein — MKFIHRARKFVVTHRKLVIGLACLVAVGLVAIVLNYLMTGRNGRYVLTSQDQVSHIFGNEKPVGVVLGGGIVDGKPMLLLQDRLDTAAALLGSGKIRKVIVSGDNRYKNYDEPTVMRNYLIREKAIDPSFIQPDYAGRSTYETCERARKIFDLNKALLISESTHLPRAIYLCRSFGIEAYGYTSDGQSSAGLKVGQRWREVFARTKATLNIYILGEKTVLGDKIRQTAIDNNPFIPPESPQPYIKQVLSSMSLRDKVASLFIVHVRGTDPSALAAYMSAHKPSGLIFMGDNISSTSDVLRAQTSDLVTDKQLTPFTAIDQEGDTVKRLQSDTFPGAQTLRDQHPDATRSAFAGRSELLKNAGLNLNFGIVADVTADKDSFMYDRVLGTTPQAASVRVIQAVVGSRGKTLATLKHFPGHGEASEDSHGTIPTAPTNYDDWKKRVAPPFQAGIAAQADMVMFGHLRYSAVDTAPATLSKKWHDILRRDLGFTGITITDDMIMLQDSGDTAYKDPVNNAVAALTAGNDLLLYVLDHNSASSNVDAGALINGVVEAVNNGRLDSRLIDERAQKVLTLRHHLANVY, encoded by the coding sequence GTGAAATTCATCCACAGAGCTCGCAAGTTTGTTGTCACTCACCGAAAGCTGGTCATTGGCTTGGCCTGCCTGGTTGCGGTGGGGCTTGTCGCTATCGTACTCAATTACCTTATGACTGGTCGGAATGGACGGTATGTGCTGACCAGCCAAGATCAGGTATCGCACATCTTTGGCAACGAAAAGCCGGTTGGCGTGGTGCTGGGAGGCGGTATTGTAGACGGTAAGCCAATGCTCCTCTTGCAGGACCGGCTGGATACAGCCGCCGCACTGCTCGGCTCGGGAAAGATCCGCAAAGTCATCGTGTCAGGGGACAACAGATACAAAAATTATGACGAGCCGACAGTCATGCGTAATTACCTAATCCGCGAGAAAGCTATAGATCCCAGCTTTATACAGCCAGACTACGCGGGGCGTAGCACCTACGAGACATGCGAACGGGCTAGAAAGATATTCGATCTTAACAAAGCACTTCTCATATCCGAATCGACCCACTTGCCCCGGGCTATCTATTTGTGCCGATCCTTCGGGATCGAAGCCTATGGCTACACCAGCGACGGCCAGTCTTCGGCCGGCCTGAAGGTCGGGCAGCGGTGGCGTGAAGTTTTTGCTCGCACCAAGGCAACGCTCAATATATACATCTTGGGCGAAAAGACTGTTCTGGGGGATAAAATCCGGCAAACCGCCATAGACAACAATCCATTCATACCCCCCGAATCACCCCAACCATACATCAAGCAGGTACTGTCTTCCATGTCGCTACGCGATAAAGTGGCTAGTTTGTTTATTGTTCATGTCCGCGGCACGGACCCCAGCGCCTTGGCAGCCTATATGTCTGCGCACAAACCGAGTGGCCTCATTTTCATGGGAGACAACATTTCTTCCACGTCTGATGTGCTGCGAGCACAAACAAGCGACCTGGTTACCGACAAACAGCTCACGCCATTCACCGCAATCGACCAAGAAGGCGACACGGTCAAGCGACTACAGTCCGACACCTTTCCAGGTGCCCAGACGCTGCGTGACCAGCATCCAGACGCAACGCGTAGTGCCTTTGCGGGACGCTCAGAGCTACTCAAGAACGCCGGGCTAAACCTCAACTTTGGCATTGTTGCCGATGTGACAGCCGACAAAGATTCTTTTATGTACGATCGTGTCCTAGGCACAACGCCCCAGGCAGCCAGCGTACGTGTTATCCAGGCCGTCGTTGGGTCACGCGGCAAAACGCTAGCCACCCTCAAACACTTTCCAGGTCATGGCGAAGCCAGCGAGGACTCACACGGCACCATTCCGACCGCCCCTACCAACTATGACGATTGGAAAAAGCGGGTAGCCCCACCATTCCAGGCAGGCATAGCCGCTCAGGCGGACATGGTGATGTTCGGTCACTTGCGCTATTCGGCTGTTGATACAGCACCAGCTACGCTATCAAAAAAGTGGCATGATATTCTACGCCGCGACCTTGGCTTTACTGGTATTACTATCACTGATGACATGATTATGCTGCAAGATTCAGGCGATACCGCCTACAAAGACCCTGTCAACAATGCCGTGGCCGCTCTGACTGCCGGGAATGATCTCTTGCTGTATGTGCTGGACCACAATAGCGCGTCATCAAATGTGGATGCCGGCGCTCTCATAAATGGCGTCGTAGAGGCCGTGAACAACGGGCGCCTAGACAGTCGCCTGATCGACGAGCGTGCTCAAAAAGTCCTAACCCTGCGCCACCACCTAGCCAACGTATATTAG
- a CDS encoding RsmD family RNA methyltransferase produces MRVIAGNLGGRTFHSPKTHNTHPTSEKIRGAVFNMLGDIHGLTVLDAFAGSGAMSYEAISRGAQHAMLIELDKGAFTTIKENVELLGLEDHITAVRGNIKGWSNNNLDKQYDIVICDPPYDAVLEMLIHKISRHVARGGTLLVSWPTSEPTPVIPDMELTRHKVYGNAQVVAYKKPSS; encoded by the coding sequence ATGAGAGTCATCGCCGGAAATTTAGGCGGAAGAACATTCCACAGTCCTAAGACCCATAACACCCACCCCACAAGCGAGAAAATCCGTGGAGCAGTTTTTAATATGCTCGGCGATATTCACGGGCTGACCGTTTTAGACGCTTTTGCCGGCAGTGGCGCGATGAGCTACGAAGCCATCAGCCGGGGCGCACAACACGCCATGCTTATCGAACTAGACAAGGGTGCTTTTACAACAATCAAAGAAAACGTCGAGCTACTTGGGCTAGAAGACCACATAACAGCCGTACGCGGCAATATAAAAGGCTGGTCCAACAACAACCTGGACAAGCAGTACGACATAGTAATATGTGACCCACCCTACGATGCTGTGCTAGAAATGCTTATTCACAAGATCTCGCGGCATGTAGCCAGGGGTGGCACACTTCTCGTATCTTGGCCCACTAGCGAACCCACGCCGGTCATTCCCGACATGGAGCTAACTAGGCACAAAGTCTATGGCAACGCCCAGGTTGTTGCCTACAAAAAACCTAGTTCTTAG
- the recG gene encoding ATP-dependent DNA helicase RecG encodes MKLTSPLTDVKGVGPEVAKKYASAGIATVAQLIDYYPRAYEDYSHIQSIGHIKPGTVTIKATIKQATGRYVRRGMHITEAIANDGTGDVRLVWFNQPYRAGAIKPGADYFISGDFGLRRQHLNILNPSAELVSDFPVNTARIIPVYREAKGLKSLQIRKFLRECMPMIRSLPETLPGWVVQEQQLLSRAQALEALHFPQSSAELEKARRRLGFEEVFELSLAALLNKYDLLKETSLEIPFHEQLAKDFVGHLPFTLTPAQKKAVWQIYLDMQKSHPMNRLLEGDVGSGKTVVAAMAAVMVMQQGFQVALMAPTEILARQHAETLYDLLAPLGTADKLTLLVGGLKPAQKKAAQERIRQGDVSFIVGTHALIQEKVDMHKLGLIVVDEQHRFGVDQRKTLQTKAGHMPHVLNMTATPIPRSLALTLYGELDVTVIDAKPMGRKPIMTKIISPNSRAQLYERATKQLEQGRQMFVVTPLVNDSDALAARSADSVHKELVRTFKKWRIGLLHGKMKPADKDQVMQQFMRHELDVLVATTVIEVGVNVPNATVMILENADRFGLAQIHQLRGRVGRSEHQGYCFLVMSDSKAPSRRLRALEQTTDGFALAELDLELRGPGAIYGTLQSGELDLRIAKLSDTKLIAAARHTAQTFIDKQENLKKYKELYARVTRARAVTNLN; translated from the coding sequence ATGAAACTAACAAGTCCGCTAACTGATGTAAAAGGTGTGGGGCCGGAGGTGGCGAAGAAGTACGCCAGCGCTGGCATTGCCACTGTCGCCCAACTGATTGACTACTATCCACGGGCTTACGAAGATTATTCGCATATACAATCCATTGGCCATATCAAACCCGGCACCGTCACCATTAAAGCCACTATCAAACAAGCAACCGGGCGATATGTTCGCAGAGGCATGCATATCACCGAGGCTATCGCCAACGACGGGACTGGCGACGTGCGCCTGGTCTGGTTTAATCAGCCGTACCGGGCCGGCGCCATAAAGCCAGGGGCCGACTATTTTATATCTGGTGATTTCGGACTCCGCCGTCAGCACCTGAACATCCTGAACCCTTCGGCCGAGCTGGTGAGCGACTTTCCGGTGAATACGGCGCGGATTATACCCGTGTACCGCGAGGCCAAGGGCCTGAAGTCTTTGCAAATCAGGAAGTTCTTGCGCGAATGCATGCCCATGATCCGATCGTTGCCAGAGACTCTACCAGGCTGGGTCGTGCAAGAACAGCAGCTTTTATCCCGGGCTCAGGCGCTCGAGGCACTGCATTTTCCGCAATCATCTGCAGAGCTCGAGAAAGCGCGGCGGCGACTGGGGTTCGAGGAAGTGTTCGAGCTTTCTTTAGCGGCCTTACTCAATAAGTATGATCTGCTGAAAGAAACATCGCTCGAGATTCCGTTTCACGAGCAGTTGGCCAAAGACTTTGTAGGGCACTTGCCATTTACTCTGACGCCCGCTCAAAAGAAGGCCGTGTGGCAGATTTATCTAGATATGCAAAAGAGCCACCCCATGAATCGACTGTTAGAGGGCGATGTCGGCTCTGGCAAGACCGTCGTTGCGGCCATGGCTGCCGTGATGGTCATGCAGCAGGGGTTCCAGGTGGCCCTCATGGCCCCCACCGAGATATTGGCCCGGCAACATGCCGAGACGCTATATGACCTCCTAGCCCCTTTGGGCACGGCAGACAAACTGACACTATTAGTCGGCGGGCTAAAGCCGGCACAGAAAAAAGCCGCTCAGGAACGCATCAGGCAAGGCGATGTCAGTTTTATTGTGGGCACCCATGCGCTTATTCAGGAGAAGGTGGACATGCACAAACTAGGGCTGATAGTTGTAGATGAGCAACATCGTTTTGGCGTAGACCAACGCAAAACACTGCAGACAAAGGCCGGTCACATGCCGCACGTACTCAATATGACCGCCACACCCATACCCCGCAGCCTAGCACTGACACTGTACGGAGAACTGGATGTCACCGTTATAGATGCCAAACCAATGGGCCGCAAACCAATAATGACCAAAATTATATCGCCAAATTCCCGCGCCCAACTGTATGAACGGGCCACCAAGCAGCTCGAACAAGGTCGCCAAATGTTTGTAGTCACCCCGCTGGTGAATGACTCTGACGCCCTGGCAGCCCGGTCCGCCGACAGCGTACACAAAGAGCTGGTTAGAACCTTCAAGAAGTGGCGGATCGGCCTGCTGCACGGCAAGATGAAGCCAGCAGACAAGGATCAGGTCATGCAGCAATTCATGCGACATGAGCTTGATGTGCTGGTGGCCACTACGGTGATCGAAGTAGGCGTGAATGTCCCCAATGCTACGGTTATGATTCTTGAAAATGCCGACCGCTTTGGCCTGGCCCAAATACACCAGTTGCGGGGGAGGGTAGGGCGCAGCGAACACCAGGGTTACTGCTTTTTGGTTATGAGCGATAGCAAAGCGCCCAGTCGTCGCCTACGGGCGCTCGAACAAACCACCGACGGCTTTGCGCTAGCTGAACTAGACCTAGAACTCCGTGGTCCAGGCGCCATCTACGGCACGCTGCAAAGTGGCGAGCTGGATCTGCGCATTGCTAAGCTGAGTGACACCAAGCTAATCGCTGCCGCGCGTCACACCGCCCAGACCTTCATAGACAAACAAGAAAACCTGAAAAAATATAAAGAGCTGTACGCTCGAGTCACACGAGCACGGGCAGTGACAAACCTCAATTGA